The stretch of DNA GGAGGCAGCAAGAGTATATATTTTGTGAGCATGAAACCTCCACTTGGGATCTTGGTAAAAATATGGCCTCCCATACTACACTTCAATCGTGTTGGAGAGAAAAGGAATTTCACCATTACAGTAAAAGTAGCAGATAGTAGCATTACAGgcaaaggggagaaaccatacGGATTTGGATGGTACATGTGGTCTGATGGAATCCACAATGTTCGGAGCCCCATGGCCGTTTCAGTAGCCTAGTTCCTTCTAAGTTATGCTAGTTTGGTATTGAGCATGAATGCTTTAACATAGGAATATGAAGAAACATTATTACTCTTCCCTGTATTGTTTGAGTCAAACGGTGTTTGCAAGAATTAGCAATCAACAATAAGGGGGAAAGTAATTCATGCTATGTACCAGCCACAAGTAAATTCATGATATTTGATGGGATTTCAACAACAAAAATAGAACACTATcaaagtatatatagtatatgaaGAATCTAAATATGTTCGTACAATACATTTACCTTCAAAATCCTATCTCACTTTTTACACCATGAGTCCATGCTTTGCCAAGTTGGATCATCCTATGAATTAAGTTCTTACCCGAACTCTTTCACCCTTGAAGTGAATGTATTTCCATTTTCTTTGGTATTTCATCAAGAACTGTTTATGATTATCCTCTTGACCTAACACCTCAAAGGCCCGCGCAATTCTTCTAACAGTATCCTCATCTGGTTTCACTTCCAACTCCTCCATGTCAGCAAATACCTGATGTTTCATAACCAGAAAAGAGACTCAGCAAAAGATTGACCAATGAAAAAGCATTAATCATCATAAAGAGCAAGAGGAACCTAAAATCTTGCTCATAATTATAACGGGCTGAAAATCAGGAACAATCACCTGTATAACATCGTTTGGCATATTATGATGGTCGTATAACGATATCATCCTGGAAAATAGCCTTTTGGAAATAGATCGATTGTGGGCATGTAAAATCATGTTCCATAACGTTTTTGCTTCGTCTGGCCTTTTATCCATGTCAAATGCCAGTAGGAGGTGGTCATAGGTCGCCATTGTTGCACCTTGACCTTTACTCAACATCCACTTGGCCACCTGCTTGACTTAAATAAATGAGTTGAAACCTACTTTATGAAAGTGATTAGCATATACAAATACATAGTCCGAGGGAAATCATTCTCAAACACATAATAAGAATAAGCATCTCCAGAATGTCCATTAACTGACTTCCTAACAGCATAGATAACACAATCTGCTACAACACATACAATTCAGTATAAATAACTACGAACAATTGGTGGCCCTTTAACAGTATACCACCGTATATCCTTTTAATGTGTCATCATAAACATCATACCTGAATGATTCTTTTCCACTGACTCCTCTTCCTTAAGATCACCATAGCCTTTGCCGCAGCAATTAATGGAAATTCAGTCTCCCATGCTAACCACTCATCAAGGGCGCTATAAACAGCCTCTTTCTCATTTGGAAGTCCACAAATCTATCAAAATCACACAAATTTATTCTGATGTTGAGTATTAAGAAAAATTGCACCATCCCATTTAACAACATAACAAAATCAGGGAATAATTTAAACCCAAAGGCAATCTTACATACAGTTTGAATAAGATTCAGTGCTTTTTGTCCTGAACCAGTTTGATCTCTCCTTTGCCATAAGTGGTGCTCCTTTCTTCCCGGCTTCCGAACAAGCTTCCTGTTGTCAGATGCACAAAATATTTGCTGATTAAATAAATGTTTGTCATCAACATGTGAAAGAAACTAACTTAATATAACAATAAGCAAAAACGAAACCACGAACTTCTCAGCAGGATTTGATTGAACCAAAGATTGATCATTTCGGTCTCCGCGTAAGCGTTGCTGAGAAGCTATCGCTTTTGACTAAACAGTGAAAATTGCAGTTTGAATGTAAAATTCAAGCATGAAAGAGCAGAAAAAATTActaatttgatgatttttagcTTTCGCTTACCTTATGGGTAGGAACACTGTAACCAGATGCCTTGAATAGTCGAACGGAAAAAACCAATATTGGAAAATCTACTTTAGCACATATAACCTGAAAGTGTTCGACGAAAGTTCCGAATAAGTGACGACGATAATTGAAGCAAAAGGGGAAGAGGTTGAGGAATTACCTGCCGAATTGATAGTTGCGAATAATTCATGGCTTCATGCTTGCGTTGTAGTATATGCCTGAGATTGAGCGTGCTTGTGCTTGTGCTTGAGCTTGAGCTTGAATGAATAGCTGTAGCTGTGGATGTGGCCGTGAGAGAGAGGTTTGGGCGGATTGCGCTATTGGGCCTATTTTTCTCATTCTAGGCtggtttaatttatttatttatatacctACTCCATTAGTATTAAAAGGCCTTGTAGTATTACAAAATTGGaaatatttgtttttctattactactactattataagAGTGCTTTTAAATATTTAACATCTGTTTATAATActtttacttattttaatttttaatagttagtaattgaataatattatttaataggagtattaatttagcACAAGTGAAAAAGGGTGTCCGATTCTAAAAGTAAACagagaaaagtgagtggaacgTGAGACCCAggtaaagtattagttttacatTGGATCGTGAGTATAAAAATttggtggaatgtggagtccgcatactaaaagtgaaataaattaaatggcaAATCGTGGATAGCCAAAAAGGGCAAAACAGTTCTTTAAATGatggacaaagggagtattatGTATGGCTAATTCCTTGAGCCATCGTCATGTTTGTTgctctagaaaaaaaataattaaacgtACAAGAAAGGGATTCTCTGAGAAGAAATTATGCATGTAGCTTTTGCACTGCATTACAATAACTGATAACTCAGTCAAACAAGGCTAAAATTCCACTCTCACACTAAAGGAGAGTTTATTTGTTGCCACCAATCTTTATAAGCTGATCAAACAAACTGAAACAGCAACACATAATTTCTGGCATAATGCATAACCAACCAACATCTCCCCTCTTCTTCTCCGAATCTCGGCTTTGTCTGCTCAACACCAGGTTAAGACACCTGAAGAAATCGAAAACATACACCGCTCGTATCTGCATTCTGTCAAGTCTTCGCGAGAGGAAGCTGCAGCCTCCATTATTTACAGTTATAAGAACGCGATTAATGGCTTTTTCGGCTTTTCTCACTTCTCAACAGGCTGATGCACTGTCAGGTGACTATATGTTGCTTCATGCATCGatatatatatttgaatgaattgaattttgatAATGTTGGGCAGAGATGGATGGAGTGATTTCAGTGTTCCGTAGCCAGCCATCGAGGCTTCACACGACCAGATCGTGGGATTTCATTAGCTTGCTCGAGGCTAACTGGGATGCTTCGATGGCTAACGGAGAGGAGCTGCTGAAGAAAGCGGGATATTGCCAGAATGTCATCGTAGGCATAATCGACACCGGTATTcgttttttcttgatttgtacTCTACAAAAAAAGCCCATCCTCTAAGCACATCAAACTGATTACGCAATTGCATGCGTTGGAAAATTGACCAAAATTTTGGACACGACGAAACGAAAAGTGTGTTGTGGACACATTTGGAAAGTTTGTTTTTTAAGACAGAAAAGTTTGTTTGTTTGCATCCAAGCAAAATTAAGGATGCCTTAGCTTTTTTTTAGTACATGAAAAATGACACTAACCTAATTTGGAAACCTAAATTTTCTAGGAATATGGCCAGAGTCAGAGAGTTTCGGTGACACAGATATGGGACCTATTCAATCATATTGGAAAGGATCTTGTCAAAGTGGTGACCAATTTAATTCTTCTAATTGCAATAGGTaataaaccaaaacaaaaaaaataaaaatataatgatttaccatttaaatttcgaaattttaatttagtaATATATGCACTAGGAAAATAGTAAGGGCCCGCTGTTACCTACAAGGGTACGACGCAGCCTACGGCCGGTCGACCCAAAATTCGACTTCAGATCGCCTAGGGACATGGCCGGCCACGGGACCCACGCTGCCTCAATTGTTGGCGGCCGGAGGGTCCCCAACGCGTCCGCGATCGGCGGCATTGGCAGCGGCACGGCGAGCGGGGGCGCCCCGCTCGTGCGCCTGGCCGTCTACAAAGTGTGCTGGCCGGTTCCCGGGGCTAGCATGGCGGAAGCGAATGCGTGCTTCGACGACGACTTGTTGGCCGCCATTGATGACGCCATCGCCGACGGCGTTCAAGTGCTCAGCGTTTCGATGGGGAGGAGTACTAGTGTTCCTTACGAGAGAGATGGGATTGCCATTGGAGCGCTGTATGCTGCGAAACGGAATATTGTGGTGGCTTGCAGCGCCGGGAACTCCGGCCCGAATCCGTCCACCGTGACGAACATTGCCCCGTGGGTCATCACCGTTGGTGCGAGTAGTATCGACCACGTATTTTCGTCGCCGGTCATCCTTGGAAACGGCGTCGCTTTGGAGGTTCGTATATTAGCAAATTTTTACGAATTTATTCGGATTAATAGCTGAAATTCCATGTTAAGCTCCTTTATTAAGGTGAATCATTtagatgaattaattaaatctcAAAATCATGATCGAGCACATAAATGTTTGAAATGGGAATTTTAATTGAGTTTAGGTGTTCCCTCCTCCgtctatattatatatatgatttAAAATCCAACTTTAACTTACATGGTTTAAGAAATCTAAAGGAAAGTTGATGGACTATGTTAGtagaatttgaatttaatttctatatGTCAGTTTCATAATTGAATGTGAGCAATGATTTAATAGAGTGTCGAGCCCacttatttaaaatgaaaaaaaaaactttagtCCCCAAAATTACGAAATGTGACCTTATAAGACAATGCTCCATGCAATTGAAGCGTATAAATAATGGAGAGTGAATGtctaattattttatagtaatttagtAGCACGGCTTGTCAAGCATGCACGTACGCTCGTGCTTAACCTCATccctaaggccatccgcaacacTGTTactaaaccgtcccttaaccaTCCCTCAAATTAATATTCGCggaccccactgtacttttttactatatcccttaactaagggacggaacctgcaaccctccatcccttaaccgtcccttaaattactattcattcaatttcattttttatttttatttccaaccaaattcaattaaaaaaacacacttcattaaaaataaaataaaattacaacataaaataaaaatacaacttaaaattcaaaaaaataaaaaatgacataatttaaaatacaattttatagaaaataaaaaaactactccgccggtgaatcatcccccgaaggcggtggaggtgcactgaagccgtgaggaggcggaatgccaagttgtgctgccataaacgtAATTCCGTTAAGCCAGACTTAGTATTGGGcgggcgtcatgcgggaagtgtccgccattgtaacggtcatgtacatggccataagggagttgggggtccccccgagcccgagcccgccttgcttgattcggctcggcccctcctccctctaaccgccttcgccgcatttctcccttgcggccgacggcgcccacggaaGGACCCTCGGCATCGTCTGTCGGggtctcaacctcctgcgaggaaaactcttgtggcccactgcccgaaccgccctcaccagacgagtattggccactcgtcgtgtgcttcgtgcgcttcaaGGTCGAGCcgtgctggaccgcacaccgccggcccatctttcctcgtccttgacgacctcccaaatatcgacatatttgaattgtttgccggtgtcgtcgtagtagacccgcaaagccgacctcaggatGTCAGCTCctgtggctccgctttggtaatgagccgcttcattcttgtggatggcgcagaatcgtttgacctctctgtcgactcggtcaaagtgagcgcagagcatcttatatgtgcggcggcgggaccccttcggcttaatctggtggtaggcctcggtgaccttttcccagaagcacttccggggttattgattcccgacgaagggatcgtacgagacgctgatccaggcgttgtacaccgccagcgtttctttgtgGCCGTatggatgccggcctagatccttcTCCTCCTACTcatccgcctccgcctccgccctggagcttccaccccctcggcctcctccccagcctcggccttcttccggagtgggttcaacggaataatcctcccgaatctggaaTAGTCCCTGCGAATACCGTGGGGCGGAGGGAccggcgtatgcatccacgtcaaaattgggtggttggtacccccggcatcgacgaaccctgggtgcccggcgtcgacgaaccggaaccacccaatgtgttgtacatgctcccccagtcgccgaacgcgttgagatcccacccgccggagccgccaccgccggagtttccgtcgccgaaCATTTTGtaatgagatgttagatgaaaattggagaggaaatggagatggtttgggaagaatagatgtgtagttgtgtgtgaaatgcggatgaattaggagtatttatagagtaaaaaataaaaaaaaaatggaaaacggctatattaacggtaatattaccgtttttaatttttaatttttttatttaattcaaattttaaaaaaatgaattattgcatcagcgtgacgatgcccactcgcgggccggcgagtgggcgtcacgcatggcgccggcgcgcgccacgtcgcctcggctcatggcgagacgtctcgccactcGTCACGCCGTGACGAAACGCGGAACaagctggggacgagacggggcgctgcaacgcgtcacgccgccgtcccgtccctccgtgacggaatacgggccacccgcgtgatgTGTTGTGGGTGGCCACGCAGATGGAGGTGCTCTTAAATAGGAATTAATACTAATTGAAGTTTTGCATGTGCTTTTGGAATACTAAGAAACTAATGATGGggttttaaaatttcattaatgaAAGCAGGGACAATCGATCACTCCATTTGATGAGGCTGGGACATATCCTCTCGTTTATGCAGCAGATGTGGAAATTCCAGGCTCCACAACAAGAGAAAATAATGGGTTCGATCAATATATATACACGCATAATATTGTTAAATTTAGGCTACacatttttcactttatttcATTACTTATACATTAAAAACTAGGTTATGCATGAGCGGCACGCTTTCTCGTGAGTGGAAAAGCCGTGTTCTGCCTGAATGGGGCCACTTTCGAAACCCTAGAGGTGGCCCGAGCAGGCGGCGCCGCGGCTGTGCTCGGAAACCCCTACGAAGGAATGGGAGTTATAGGCCGGTCTTATATGATTCCGTCAACAACCATTCTTTCTAACTACACCGGGTCCGATAAAGCTGCAACGGTCACATTAACGCCGATCGAGACTATATCCGGCACAAAGCCGGCTCCGTTCATGGCTCCCTTCACCTCTAGAGGCCCCAGTCGCGCCGAGCCTAATATTCTTAGCGTCAGTCATTTTTCTGTTTCAGTTCAGCAATATTG from Salvia splendens isolate huo1 unplaced genomic scaffold, SspV2 ctg593, whole genome shotgun sequence encodes:
- the LOC121790706 gene encoding pentatricopeptide repeat-containing protein At4g18975, chloroplastic-like, whose product is MNYSQLSIRQVICAKVDFPILVFSVRLFKASGYSVPTHKSKAIASQQRLRGDRNDQSLVQSNPAEKKLVRKPGRKEHHLWQRRDQTGSGQKALNLIQTICGLPNEKEAVYSALDEWLAWETEFPLIAAAKAMVILRKRSQWKRIIQVAKWMLSKGQGATMATYDHLLLAFDMDKRPDEAKTLWNMILHAHNRSISKRLFSRMISLYDHHNMPNDVIQVFADMEELEVKPDEDTVRRIARAFEVLGQEDNHKQFLMKYQRKWKYIHFKGERVRVRT